In one window of Helianthus annuus cultivar XRQ/B chromosome 17, HanXRQr2.0-SUNRISE, whole genome shotgun sequence DNA:
- the LOC110928287 gene encoding uncharacterized protein LOC110928287 isoform X1, translated as MMHFARINISGTNIITLKQPLMQFFPGHFCSYTGCFLSNLWVAYAFVAGLVDQAWILEAKQGHLLVRWMIRRSYQNGTMMGPSQGKPLGKTVKLFYTLKPFSRIRLGGATTHWYIFRNFYIHKLVYCKM; from the exons ATGATGCACTTTGCTAGAATCAACATTAGTGGAACCAACATTATTACTCTGAAGCAACCGTTGATGCAATTCTTTCCTG GCCATTTTTGCTCATACACAGGCTGCTTCCTATCCAACCTTTGGGTTGCATATGCTTTTGTAGCAG GATTGGTGGATCAGGCATGGATATTAGAAGCAAAGCAAGG ACACTTGTTGGTCCGGTGGATGATCCGAAGAAGCTACCAAAATGGAACAATGATGGGCCCATCACAGGGCAAGCCCCTCGGGAAGACAGTGAAGTTATTTTATA CCCTCAAGCCATTTTCAAGGATCCGTTTAGGAGGGGCAACAACACATTGGTACATTTTCAGGAATTTCTATATAC
- the LOC110928287 gene encoding uncharacterized protein LOC110928287 isoform X2, with translation MMHFARINISGTNIITLKQPLMQFFPGHFCSYTGCFLSNLWVAYAFVAGLVDQAWILEAKQGHLLVRWMIRRSYQNGTMMGPSQGKPLGKTVKLFYTLKPFSRIRLGGATTH, from the exons ATGATGCACTTTGCTAGAATCAACATTAGTGGAACCAACATTATTACTCTGAAGCAACCGTTGATGCAATTCTTTCCTG GCCATTTTTGCTCATACACAGGCTGCTTCCTATCCAACCTTTGGGTTGCATATGCTTTTGTAGCAG GATTGGTGGATCAGGCATGGATATTAGAAGCAAAGCAAGG ACACTTGTTGGTCCGGTGGATGATCCGAAGAAGCTACCAAAATGGAACAATGATGGGCCCATCACAGGGCAAGCCCCTCGGGAAGACAGTGAAGTTATTTTATA CCCTCAAGCCATTTTCAAGGATCCGTTTAGGAGGGGCAACAACACATTG